The region tcaattaaatttttaatgtgatCTTTAAACGCATTAATATTTCCTGATGGTGGTCTGTATAATGCATGCACGACAATGTTTTTTGAGGCTTTATTAATGATTTCCACACATAATGACTCATAATCATTTGTGATTGaacttaaatttgaattaaatttgaataataatgaattcttaataaacatacataaaccCCCGCCTTCCTTGCCCAGGTCTCTAATTTAGTGGACTACATTGTAATTGGGTATTTGGAAATATGAATCGTTCTCAACATTTTTGTCTTGACACCATGTTTCACTAAgacaaataatttgaaaattaattttaattttatatagaaactgttttaaactaacaatttCTCTTGTTACTTTCATTtagttgaatttatttttatagtttttgaaatacacAAATACGACACttaaagtattaatataaaactaacGTTTACAACTTAAAATCACTTCCAAATTAAAATAACGTTTGGATCATTGTCTATTGTCgatttaatttcttcaatatgCATTGATTCACCGGCAGTCACTGACATGCAGCATATTTTTGAGTAACTATGGCAGccattaaagtattttaaatattcaatcgAACTATTTGTAATTTGATTAGTTGAACTGTATACTGgatatttatttaagttgtgAACAAACTTCTTTATTAGGCCGTAAAGTATTAGTCTTTGAATGTTGATTCCCAGTGCAACAGGATCGTGTCGATTGCAAAGATCATTAACCGATATTCCAGGCCCTAACTcacaatacaatttaaaaatattatgaaaactaGATGGCTTTTCACTGTCTTGAGAAACGTAGGCGATGCATTCATTCCTCATTGAAGGGTCTTTAAGAAGATTATTGATTTTCGGTTTAACAGCATACTTGTTTGAATATAGAAATATAGGTACTAAAGCAACAACAccataaaaaagtaaagtttgtATAGCAGAACGCACTATGCTTAAATCTACTTCAGCAATAAACGCAATCTTTTGCACATGATTGCATCCGTCTATACAAGGAATTATACGCTGCGCTGTCAAATCCCAGTGCTGATTTTCAATGGCAGATTTACTCCACAGAAAAACTGGAACTTGATCATCATACACAATTGGCGGTTCTTTTGGAAGttttactacttttaaaaatattgtattacaatGATCTACTGGAATAGTACACTCTCCCAGcgaactaaaaataataatttaaagataataatgtaatgaaaagatttcaaaacaataataagtATGTCTATAAAGTAAcgaaaataaaacaacattttatcaagtaaatgttaaaaataaaaaaatgttaaaagtaaaataaaacaacattttatcaAGTTAATTACCTAATATCTTCAAGTATCTTCGTCAAAATGCTTTGAAGATTTCTTTTCGTTTTTGAATTCCATATATACTCTGTCTCTAATTCCAAAGTTGTAAGGTAGCCGGCTAATTTTGTCACAACTGATTCAAATTCCTGCACACagtcattttcattaaacacaAACAGCGCATTAAATAATAACGCGTTTCTGTCatactttttattatcaatttttatcgGATAGCCCATAAATGTAAAACCATATGCTTTAAAACTTATAAGACGTCCTTGAAATTGAGGTTTAGGAATGATGTAAGGTGCTATTGAATCAATTTGTTCTTTTGTAATAAAATCGACTGGGGCTTGATAAGCCACTTGAGGACCAAGAAGAGGATGAAAATCGCAAAAAAGGACGCACTTTAGTTTTGACATAAAAGACAATGACAAAAAGAATAGtttaactaacaaaatttttatttggaatgttaataaatttattatttttcaagagGAGCGTAATTAAGTAACTTTTCGATCAGATCTACGTGAGCCAAAAGCATTCGGCGACAACAATAACGTTTCAGACCAAGCGAATCAAGGGCGTCTCCTTCCGAATATTCAGCTTGAAGCAGACCAAGATAAGATTCCCACTTGTTACCAACAACTTTTC is a window of Hydra vulgaris chromosome 15, alternate assembly HydraT2T_AEP DNA encoding:
- the LOC136072062 gene encoding GATOR1 complex protein NPRL2-like; protein product: MSKLKCVLFCDFHPLLGPQVAYQAPVDFITKEQIDSIAPYIIPKPQFQGRLISFKAYGFTFMGYPIKIDNKKYDRNALLFNALFVFNENDCVQEFESVVTKLAGYLTTLELETEYIWNSKTKRNLQSILTKILEDISSLGECTIPVDHCNTIFLKVVKLPKEPPIVYDDQVPVFLWSKSAIENQHWDLTAQRIIPCIDGCNHVQKIAFIAEVDLSIVRSAIQTLLFYGVVALVPIFLYSNKYAVKPKINNLLKDPSMRNECIAYVSQDSEKPSSFHNIFKLYCELGPGISVNDLCNRHDPVALGINIQRLILYGLIKKFVHNLNKYPVYSSTNQITNSSIEYLKYFNGCHSYSKICCMSVTAGESMHIEEIKSTIDNDPNVILIWK